One genomic window of Campylobacter fetus subsp. fetus includes the following:
- a CDS encoding ATP phosphoribosyltransferase regulatory subunit yields MNYTNKIIYEHEIPDGSKLYFGNSAKLKRDIENRASVILEKYGFSEIITPYFSYHQHLSVAPQKLLRFSDSTNHEISLRADSTVDVVRIATKRLKDMSTKKWFYIQPVFKYPSSEIYQIGAEILDSNDLLKCINIAAELFDELHIKPHLQISNIEIPKIICKLLDLPISVFENGRLELILNQNLNWLNRLANIKNDKDIDEVIKIVPSELREPLNSIKDLASGYENRVYAPLYYSKMRYYDKLFFRFLCDNYILSGGGSYEIDGKVSVGFAIFSDALIENLSK; encoded by the coding sequence TTGAATTATACAAATAAGATTATTTATGAACATGAAATTCCAGACGGCTCAAAGTTGTATTTTGGAAATAGTGCTAAATTAAAAAGAGATATAGAAAACAGGGCTAGTGTGATTTTAGAAAAGTATGGATTTAGCGAGATTATAACTCCGTATTTTAGTTATCATCAGCATTTAAGCGTAGCACCTCAAAAGCTATTAAGATTTTCAGATAGTACAAATCACGAGATAAGTTTAAGGGCCGATAGCACGGTAGATGTAGTAAGAATAGCTACAAAAAGACTTAAAGATATGAGTACGAAAAAATGGTTTTATATCCAGCCTGTTTTTAAGTATCCTAGTAGTGAAATTTATCAAATCGGAGCCGAAATTTTAGATTCTAATGATTTATTAAAATGTATAAATATAGCCGCAGAACTATTTGACGAGCTTCACATAAAGCCTCATTTACAAATCAGCAATATAGAAATTCCGAAAATAATATGCAAACTTCTGGATTTGCCAATTAGCGTATTTGAAAACGGAAGACTTGAGTTGATTTTGAATCAAAATTTAAACTGGTTAAATAGATTAGCAAATATAAAAAACGATAAAGATATCGATGAGGTTATAAAAATAGTTCCATCTGAGCTAAGAGAGCCTTTAAATTCGATAAAAGATTTGGCTAGCGGATATGAAAATAGAGTGTATGCACCGCTCTATTATTCTAAAATGAGATATTATGATAAGCTATTTTTTAGGTTTTTATGCGATAATTATATTTTAAGTGGCGGTGGCAGCTATGAGATAGATGGCAAAGTTTCTGTTGGTTTTGCTATTTTTAGTGACGCTTTGATAGAAAATTTAAGTAAATAA